A section of the Aricia agestis chromosome 4, ilAriAges1.1, whole genome shotgun sequence genome encodes:
- the LOC121725973 gene encoding DNA replication licensing factor Mcm5, with the protein MEGFDDPGVFFSDNFGVEENENQDQINLQAVKKKFKEFIRQFHTGNFNYKYRDALKRNYNLRQYWVEINIEDLSSFDEVLAEKLYKKPTEHLPILEEAAKELADELTAPRPDGEEKVEDIQVLLSSDAHASNLRELKSETVSRLVKIPGIVISASGIKAKATKISIQCRSCRNVLPNLPVKPGLEGYVMPRKCNTEQAGRPKCPLDPYFIIPDKCKCIDYQVLKLQESPEDIPQGEMPRHLTVYCERVLCERVAPGARVTVLGIYSIKKIAKIGRGGQDKGSVGVRSSYLRAVGLTAEEGVTGGLRPFTTDEEEQFRRLASSPDIYERIAKSIAPSVFGANDMKKAIACLLFGGSRKRLPDGLTRRGDINILLLGDPGTAKSQLLKFVEKVSPIGVYTSGKGSSAAGLTASVIRDPGSRNFVMEGGAMVLADGGVVCIDEFDKMREDDRVAIHEAMEQQTISIAKAGITTTLNSRCSVLAAANSVFGRWDDTKADDNIDFMPTILSRFDMIFIVKDEHDQNRDITLAKHIISVHMGGDTASRERAEGELPLELLRRYSAYCRARCGPRLAGSAAERLAARYVLMRSGASLHERQIDKRLSIPITVRQLEAIVRISESLAKMQLQPFATEAHVTEALRLFQVSTLDAAMTGSLAGAEGFTTEEDHEMLSRIEKQLKRRFAVGSQVSEQTIIQDFLRQKYPERAILKVIHTMIRRGELQHRLQRKMLYRLS; encoded by the exons ATGGAAGGTTTTGATGATCCTGGTGTTTTTTTCTCTGATAATTTTGGTGTAGAGGAAAATGAGAATCAAGACCAAATTAACCTGCAAGCAGTAAAGAAGAAATTTAAAGAATTTATACGACAATTTCATACAGGAAACTTTAACTATAAGTACAG AGATGCTCTAAAACGGAACTATAACTTGCGACAATATTGGGTTGAAATAAATATTGAGGACTTGTCTAGCTTTGATGAAGTTCTTGCGGAAAAGTTATACAAGAAGCCAACAGAACATTTACCAATACTAGAAGAAGCAGCTAAAGAA TTAGCTGATGAGCTGACTGCACCAAGACCTGACGGGGAAGAGAAAGTTGAAGATATTCAGGTGTTACTGTCTTCTGATGCTCATGCATCTAACCTCAGGGAGCTAAAG TCGGAGACAGTATCAAGACTGGTCAAAATCCCTGGTATCGTAATCTCAGCATCTGGTATAAAAGCTAAGGCTACAAAAATATCAATACAGTGTAGATCATGTAGAAATGTGCTCCCCAATTTGCCTGTTAAACCAGGTCTGGAGGGCTATGTTATGCCAAGAAAATGTAACAC AGAACAAGCTGGCAGACCCAAATGTCCTTTGGACCCATATTTCATCATACCGGATAAATGCAAATGTATTGATTATCAG GTTTTGAAATTACAAGAGTCTCCTGAGGATATACCCCAAGGAGAAATGCCTCGCCATCTGACAGTTTACTGTGAGAGAGTGTTGTGTGAACGAGTAGCTCCCGGTGCCCGGGTTACTGTACTTGGCatttattctataaaaaaaatagcaaaaattggG agAGGTGGTCAAGACAAAGGATCTGTAGGTGTGCGGTCATCATATCTTAGAGCAGTTGGCCTAACTGCAGAAGAAGGAGTGACTGGTGGTCTTCGTCCGTTTACTACAGATGAGGAGGAACAGTTTAGGAGACTTGCTTCTTCCCCAGACATATATGAACGAATTGCAAAATCCATAGCTCCGAGTGTATTTGGTGCTAATGATATGAAAAAAGCTATTGCTTGCTTATTGTTTGGAg GGTCGCGCAAAAGATTGCCAGACGGATTAACAAGAAGAGGAGATATCAATATACTGCTCCTGGGAGACCCTGGTACAGCCAAATCCCAACTTCTCAAGTTCGTAGAGAAAGTTTCACCTATTGGTGTGTACACATCTGGTAAAGGTTCCAGTGCTGCTGGTCTTACAGCTTCTGTTATAAGGGATCCTGGAAGT CGCAATTTCGTGATGGAGGGTGGGGCGATGGTGCTGGCTGATGGTGGCGTGGTGTGCATCGATGAGTTCGACAAGATGCGCGAAGACGACCGCGTCGCCATACACGAGGCCATGGAACAGCAGACTATTTCTATTGCCAAA GCTGGCATTACAACTACTTTGAACTCAAGGTGCTCAGTCTTAGCCGCAGCTAACTCTGTATTTGGTCGTTGGGATGACACTAAAGCTGACGACAATATTGATTTCATGCCCACTATATTGTCGAGATTTGATATGATATTTATTGTAAAAGATGAACATGATCAAAATAGAGATATA ACGTTAGCCAAGCACATCATATCAGTGCACATGGGTGGCGACACTGCGTCCCGGGAGCGCGCAGAGGGTGAACTACCTCTGGAGCTGCTGCGGCGATACTCCGCCTACTGCCGCGCGCGCTGCGGCCCGCGCCTCGCCGGCTCCGCCGCGGAACGCCTCGCCGCGCGATATGTACTCATGCGCAGCGGCGCCAGCCTGCACGAACGACAGATCGACAAACGACTCTCCATACCTATTACTGTCAG GCAACTGGAGGCAATAGTTCGTATATCTGAATCTCTTGCGAAAATGCAGCTGCAACCGTTTGCAACAGAAGCACATGTTACAGAGGCGTTAAGGCTATTCCAAGTGTCTACATTGGATGCTGCTATGACAGGCAGTTTAGCAG gaGCTGAAGGGTTTACAACCGAAGAGGATCACGAAATGTTATCGCGTATTGAAAAACAGCTAAAGCGCAGATTCGCTGTTGGATCACAAGTATCAGAGCAAACTATTATACAAGACTTCCTGAGGCAGAAATATCCTGAGAGAGCAATCTTGAAAGTCATACATACAATGATAAGGCGAGGCGAGCTTCAACATCGCTTACAACGAAAAATGCTTTACAGACTTTCATGA
- the LOC121725987 gene encoding 1,5-anhydro-D-fructose reductase-like, which yields MKTVKLSQSSDLMPTLGLGTWQAPPEVIEPAVYKALDLGYRHIDTAFNYNNEEAIGTAVKKWLKDGKGTREDLFITTKLPHIGNRASDVKKFLKLQLERLQLDYIDLYLIHVPFGFFYNTDTLTPLIKSDGEYDLDVETDHIAIWKVMEECQKDGLIRNLGLSNFNEQQIKKIIDAAIIRPQVLQVELHAYFQQVELRKFCTDHEIVVTAYAPLGSPGAKDHFVNKYNYSPDAFPDLLGHPKVKEISKNHNKTTAQVLLRFLIQENIVVIPKSTSEARIKENSEIYDFEISKEEINELRKLDKGENGRIFNFLFWKGVERHPEYPFKLC from the exons ATGAAAACTGTTAAACTTTCACAGTCATCTGATTTAATGCCTACTTTAGGATTGGGAACATGGCAG gcTCCTCCAGAAGTAATTGAACCAGCAGTCTATAAAGCTTTAGATTTAGGTTATCGACATATTGATACTgcttttaattacaataatgaagaagCAATAGGAACAGCTGTAAAAAAATGGTTGAAAGATGGTAAAGGTACAAGAGAAGATTTGTTTATAACTACTAAG cTCCCACATATAGGTAACCGTGCATCAGATGTAAAGAAATTTCTAAAATTACAACTGGAAAGATTACAGCTGGACTACATAGACCTATATTTGATTCATGTGCCTTTTGGTTTCTTTTACAACACAGACACTCTAACCCCATTAATCAAAAGTGATGGAGAGTATGATTTAGATGTTGAAACGGACCACATAGCGATCTGGAAG gTGATGGAGGAATGCCAAAAAGATGGTTTGATTCGGAACCTGGGGTTATCTAATTTTAATGAGcaacagataaaaaaaataatcgacGCAGCTATTATTCGACCTCAAGTACTGCAAGTAGAACTTCATGCCTATTTTCAGCAGGTCGAACTTAGAAAGTTTTGTACAGACCATGAAATTGTTGTCACAGCATATGCTCCATTAGGTAGTCCTGGCGCAAAAGACCATTTTGTGAATAAGTACAATTATAG CCCTGACGCATTTCCGGATTTACTTGGCCACCCAAAAGTTAAAGAAATATCGAAAAACCACAACAAAACTACAGCTCAAGTTCTACTACGGTTCTTGATACAAGAAAACATTGTTGTTATACCTAAAAGCACTAGCGAAGCTAGAATAAAG GAAAACTCGGAGATCTACGACTTTGAAATAAGTAAAGAAGAAATAAATGAGCTAAGAAAGTTGGACAAAGGAGAAAATGGAAGAATATTCAACTTTTTATTCTGGAAAGGTGTCGAAAGACACCCAGAATATCCATTTAAATTATGCTAG
- the LOC121725992 gene encoding N-alpha-acetyltransferase 40, producing the protein MGKNNTDSANKNKEKRLARKLEQRRIADGMKFVGSANKLKDLNTLCTDYLMYNNNSLEINLYIRKVTELEKTILDWAIDLTERNMKKLYETCVWGWNKNKKVEELTEHDAWYLIAKDKDEKLQAFSHFRFDMDYGDPVLYCYEVQIEAEGRRKGLGQRLMLVLESIAQKTHMKCVRLTVLTHNPAATAFFRACGYTLDESSPDKEETNQYEILSKSTSPQESAKTGENQITPSEVSTKS; encoded by the exons ATGGGG AAGAATAACACAGACtctgcaaataaaaataaagagaaACGACTAGCAAGAAAATTAGAACAACGGCGTATAGCAGATGGCATGAAGTTTGTCGGGTCAGCTAATAAATTAAAAGATCTAAATACACTCTGTACGGATTATTTAATGTATAATAACAATAGTttagaaataaatttatatatacGAAAGGTTACTGAGCTAGAAAAAACTATATTGGATTGGGCTATTGACCTAACAGAAAGGAACATGAAGAAACT GTACGAGACTTGCGTTTGGGGatggaataaaaataaaaaggtagAAGAATTGACTGAACATGATGCTTGGTATTTGATTGCAAAAGATAAAGATGAAAAATTACAAGCTTTTTCTCATTTTCGTTTTGATATGGATTATGGTGATCCTGTATTATACTG tTACGAAGTTCAGATAGAGGCTGAAGGTCGGCGGAAGGGGTTGGGACAGCGCTTGATGCTGGTGCTGGAGAGCATCGCACAGAAGACGCACATGAAGTGTGTCCGCCTCACCGTGCTCACACACAACCCCGCCGCTACTGCCTTCTTCCGAGCCTGcgg ATACACCTTAGATGAATCAAGTCCTGACAAGGAAGAAACGAATCAGTATGAAATTCTCAGCAAATCTACTTCACCCCAGGAATCAGCTAAAACCGGAGAAAATCAAATAACACCATCAGAAGTATCGACAAAGTCATAG
- the LOC121725977 gene encoding UDP-glucosyltransferase 2-like: METLGLRSECASVDMLVRILYALAVCVCAAHAANILAVFPTNTRSHYAMYGRLVNALAKREHNLTVITHFPMKNPPTNVQEISLAGSIPEIMNNLTDIRNAHKYTLKPAYIRNLESIIRECVHACNVVAQKEAVRRLLETRTKFDLVMVEVFGTDCLLPLGERFDAPVVGLLSSVPLPWVNEQLGNPDGTAYIPAYMMGFGQRMTIWERFANTVAVMWAKFLYKYKSQIPSQAIADRLFGDAPRLDSLARNYSLVLSNSHFSINDVRPLGPSLVEVGGLHLPEVQKLPEELKQFLDRSTEGVVYWTFGSMSRIETIPREKLLVIFSAISELSYPVLVKMDRKLLPHNMTLPANMHMMEWIPQYGTLCHPNVKLFITHGGLLGTQEAVSCGVPMLMVPLYADQALNARAMADRGVAHTVQLYDSNIDDWRYAFNELLSNRRYYENSLKLKEKFLDRPVPPLEAGVYWIEYVIRHKGAQHLRSPALDLSYTQYFLLDIIAISLVITYATIYILHKLFRYLCTRCIRWPKAFGLEKQLGSNKRLFSVFWIFKIKTS; encoded by the exons ATGGAGACACTCGGTCTCCGCAGTGAGTGCGCGTCGGTAGACATGTTGGTTCGCATCTTGTACGCACTCGCAGTGTGCGTGTGCGCCGCGCACGCCGCCAACATACTTGCGGTCTTCCCCACTAACACTAGGAGCCACTACGCCATGTATGGCCGACTTGTGAATGCACTAGCTAAGAGGGAACATAATTTAACAGTCATAACTCATTTTCCTATG AAAAACCCCCCTACGAACGTGCAGGAGATAAGTCTGGCGGGATCCATTCCCGAAATTATGAACAACCTGACGGATATACGCAACGCCCACAAGTACACCCTGAAGCCGGCTTACATAAGAAATTTGGAATCGATCATCAGGGAATGCGTGCACGCGTGCAACGTCGTGGCGCAGAAGGAAGCCGTGAGGAGACTCCTCGAAACGCGGACGAAATTCGATCTGGTGATGGTGGAAGTTTTCGGTACAGATTGTTTGCTTCCGCTGGGCGAGAGATTCGACGCGCCGGTGGTTGGGCTCCTGTCGAGTGTCCCGCTGCCGTGGGTCAACGAGCAGCTCGGCAACCCGGACGGCACCGCCTACATCCCCGCCTACATGATGGGCTTCGGCCAAAGGATGACAATATGGGAACGATTCGCGAATACCGTCGCTGTCATGTGGGCGAAATTTCTGTATaaatacaaatcacaaataCCATCGCAG GCAATCGCTGATAGGCTGTTCGGAGACGCGCCGCGCCTGGACTCTTTAGCCAGAAATTACAGCCTGGTGCTCTCCAACAGTCACTTCAGTATAAACGACGTGCGGCCGTTGGGCCCGTCGCTTGTCGAAGTGGGAGGACTTCATTTGCCCGAAGTTCAAAAGTTACCGGAG GAACTGAAGCAATTTTTGGACCGTTCGACCGAAGGTGTTGTCTACTGGACGTTTGGATCTATGTCGCGAATAGAGACAATACCACGGGAGAAGTTGTTGGTGATATTTAGCGCTATATCGGAGCTTTCGTATCCAGTGCTGGTCAAGATGGATAGGAAACtgctgccgcataacatgacaCTACCGGCGAATATGCACATGATGGAGTGGATTCCACAGTACGGAACCTTAT gTCATCCAAACGTAAAGTTATTCATAACGCACGGCGGGCTGCTGGGTACTCAGGAGGCGGTGTCGTGCGGGGTGCCCATGTTGATGGTGCCGCTGTACGCCGACCAGGCGCTCAACGCGCGTGCGATGGCGGACCGCGGCGTGGCGCACACTGTGCAGCTCTACGACTCCAACATTGATGATTGGAGATACGCTTTCAATGAATTATTGTCGAACAGAAG gTACTACGAGAATTCCTTAAAATTAAAGGAGAAGTTCCTGGATCGACCTGTCCCTCCATTGGAGGCAGGTGTATATTGGATAGAATATGTTATAAGACATAAAGGGGCGCAACACCTTCGGTCACCCGCTCTGGATCTCTCCTATACACAGTACTTCTTATTGGACATCATAGCGATAAGTTTAGTGATAACATATGCAACCATATACATACTACACAAATTGTTCAGGTACCTTTGCACACGCTGCATTCGATGGCCAAAAGCATTTGGTCTTGAAAAACAATTAGGATCAAATAAGAGACTTTTTAGTGTATTTTGGATATTTAAGATTAAAACTAGTTAG
- the LOC121726120 gene encoding paired mesoderm homeobox protein 2-like — protein sequence MNVSRVQTSPNGTTSDFSIRRILSDDLRSSGDSSSAPSWVCCTRYQPPRLPRASGTGGVSRARRSGRHARVPFSGTQAAALEAAYARSPYLAPPALRALAAALQLRDDRIKIWFQNRRARERREKSFSVHQPHSIALPATVAPQRILPENWSQRLESTLAADRSCESDSESAGTSLSCSWRTVSSSEEDSVTSPSRCESPLDVEKIVD from the exons ATGAACGTGTCCAGGGTTCAGACTAGTCCAAACGGTACTACTTCTGATTTCAGTATACGGAGGATATTGAGTGATGATTTGAGGAGCAGTGGTGACAGTTCTAGTGCTCCCAGCTGGGTCTGCTGCACCAGGTACCAGCCGCCACGACTACCAC GCGCGAGTGGTACGGGCGGTGTGAGCCGGGCGCGGCGGTCGGGTCGTCACGCGCGGGTGCCGTTCTCGGGCACGCAGGCGGCGGCGCTGGAGGCGGCGTACGCGCGCTCGCCCTACCTCGCCCCACCCGCTCTGCGCGCGCTCGCCGCCGCGCTGCAGCTGAGAGATGATAGG ATCAAAATATGGTTTCAAAACAGAAGAGCGCGGGAAAGAAGAGAGAAGTCATTCTCAGTGCACCAACCTCATTCCATCGCCTTGCCCGCCACGGTCGCACCGCAAAGGATTCTCCCAGAAAATTGGTCACAGAGGCTAGAAAGCACTTTGGCGGCGGACAGGAGTTGCGAAAGTGATTCCGAAAGTGCCGGCACGAGCTTGTCCTGCAGTTGGCGGACAGTCAGCTCCTCAGAGGAAGACTCAGTCACCTCCCCCTCGAGATGTGAATCGCCATTAGACGTGGAGAAGATAGtagattaa